In Labrus mixtus chromosome 13, fLabMix1.1, whole genome shotgun sequence, a single genomic region encodes these proteins:
- the LOC132987063 gene encoding uncharacterized protein LOC132987063 has product MDKVMAAFGTVVSPPPKIESDDCSVVTARDINVNAKSLKMKIETESDPEQKSGNADNGADYVARGGSVICVDKISGIIDGDFDLSVSVKKSKVRAGQVDETLAPSSQDPAVKFIIEHKVALIDCLMADHSFILQHVHAKGIVTDRQYCNMKHTSQPEQTVTELIDQMIGKGQESCSRFLQLLKEPDVLSTYPQLQEMTSKMR; this is encoded by the exons ATGGACAAAGTGATGGCAGCCTTTGGAACAGTTG TTTCACCCCCTCCTAAAATAGAATCAGATGACTGCAGTGTTGTCACTGCCAGAGATATAAACGTGAACGCAAAATCCCTCAAGATGAAGATTGAAACAGAGAGCGATCCAGAACAAAAGTCTG GGAATGCTGATAATGGAGCAGATTACGTTGCTCGGGGTGGCAGTGTAATATGTGTTGATAAAATAAGCGGCATTATTGACGGTGACTTTGATCTGTCAGTTTCTGTGAAGAAATCCAAAGTACGTGCAG GACAAGTAGATGAGACACTGGCACCTTCttctcag GACCCTGCTGTGAAATTCATCATTGAGCACAAGGTGGCGCTCATCGACTGCCTGATGGCCGACCACTCGTTCATTCTGCAGCATGTGCATGCCAAAGGCATCGTCACGGACAGACAGTACTGTAATATGAAGCACACATCTCAGCCCGAACAGACTGTCACTGAACTAATTGATCAAATGATCGGTAAAGGTCAAGAATCTTGCTCTCGCTTTCTTCAACTTCTCAAAGAGCCTGATGTTCTCAGCACATATCCCCAGCTCCAAGAGATGACGAGCAAAATGAGATAA